The Carnobacterium sp. 17-4 genome has a window encoding:
- the recJ gene encoding single-stranded-DNA-specific exonuclease RecJ, which translates to MGENLEISSKGYLSLYGVTSTAVLKETIEMIGGEVNYYIPNRFTDGYGPNVAAFERLIEQGTQLIVTCDNGVAGHDAIERAKALGIDVIVTDHHELPSTLPAAYAVIHPRHPKGSYPFGELSGVGVAFKLATALLGEIPVELLDLVALGTIADLVSLTDENRALVMQGLVVLQNTQRIGLSALFKLAKIKREEIDEETVGFIIGPRLNAVGRLGDASPAVELLTTFDDDVAASLAQLVQEKNIERQAYVSTITNEAFDMIEKSDVDSDVYVLAKEDWHEGVLGIVASKIVGKTGKPALVMNIDPAKGLAKGSGRSIPAFHLYNALDNVREFTTTFGGHHMAAGLTVPLENIDRIQSELNQYAIENGASQELGEETQIDGQLSIKEATVEVVEELNRLAPFGTDNLKPTFLFKNVESQDVRRIGGDQAHLKMKLAEDNAFLDVIGFQFGPVAEEIGLHSAISVVGKLAINEWNGSRKTQIMLEDLAIEGVQVFDSRSTHIPSSLWKIEEADFVFFDQLNVEKYAHLLSEKSYSHALTTPESFSQFEMRTTQLIFVDCPSDIDSIKELLAQSSPEKIIACFYSREELYLNGMPNRSQFGQVFKYTATHVDIDVRNKLNLLASHLKIKENNLIFIISVFLEIGFVTITDGVMNVVTDVQKKELEQAAAYQKRLKQIQSENFFVYSHFSELENWMKQQIKATP; encoded by the coding sequence GTGGGGGAAAACCTGGAGATCAGTTCAAAAGGTTACCTATCACTATATGGTGTCACAAGTACAGCTGTGTTAAAAGAAACAATTGAAATGATTGGTGGAGAAGTCAACTACTACATTCCAAATCGTTTCACAGATGGATACGGACCTAATGTAGCAGCCTTTGAACGCTTAATTGAACAAGGTACACAATTGATTGTCACTTGTGACAATGGTGTTGCTGGACATGATGCGATCGAACGGGCGAAAGCATTAGGAATAGATGTCATTGTAACGGATCACCATGAATTGCCAAGTACTTTGCCCGCGGCTTATGCTGTCATTCACCCTAGACACCCGAAAGGTTCTTACCCCTTTGGAGAACTATCTGGAGTGGGCGTTGCTTTCAAATTAGCAACGGCATTATTAGGAGAAATACCGGTAGAATTATTGGATTTAGTTGCGTTAGGAACGATAGCCGACCTAGTCTCGTTAACGGATGAGAATCGTGCTTTAGTGATGCAAGGATTGGTTGTTTTACAAAATACCCAACGCATCGGCTTATCCGCTTTATTTAAATTAGCAAAAATAAAGCGTGAAGAAATTGATGAAGAAACAGTTGGATTTATTATAGGACCTCGCTTGAATGCCGTTGGAAGATTAGGGGATGCTTCTCCAGCTGTAGAGTTGCTGACAACATTTGACGATGATGTAGCAGCCTCATTAGCTCAATTGGTCCAAGAAAAAAATATCGAACGTCAAGCATATGTTTCTACTATAACGAATGAAGCATTTGATATGATTGAAAAAAGTGATGTAGATTCAGATGTCTATGTTTTAGCAAAAGAAGATTGGCATGAAGGCGTCTTAGGTATTGTAGCTAGTAAAATTGTAGGCAAAACTGGAAAACCTGCTCTAGTCATGAACATTGATCCAGCTAAAGGTTTGGCTAAAGGTTCTGGTAGGAGTATACCAGCATTCCATCTGTATAATGCGTTGGATAATGTCCGAGAATTTACGACTACGTTTGGTGGACATCATATGGCCGCTGGTTTAACCGTTCCTTTAGAAAATATTGACCGCATTCAAAGTGAACTCAATCAATATGCTATTGAAAATGGAGCTTCACAAGAATTGGGTGAAGAAACACAAATAGACGGCCAGTTGAGCATCAAAGAAGCAACTGTAGAAGTAGTGGAAGAACTGAACCGTTTAGCTCCATTTGGTACGGATAATCTTAAACCAACCTTTCTTTTTAAAAATGTTGAGTCTCAAGATGTTCGCCGAATTGGTGGAGATCAAGCTCACTTAAAAATGAAACTTGCGGAAGATAACGCTTTTCTAGACGTGATTGGTTTTCAATTTGGCCCTGTTGCGGAGGAAATAGGACTACATTCAGCTATTTCTGTAGTAGGAAAATTAGCTATCAACGAATGGAATGGTTCGCGTAAAACACAAATAATGTTAGAAGATTTAGCCATTGAAGGTGTACAAGTCTTTGATTCTAGAAGTACTCATATACCATCATCATTATGGAAAATTGAAGAAGCAGACTTTGTCTTTTTTGATCAACTTAATGTTGAAAAATACGCTCATCTTTTATCAGAGAAGAGTTATAGTCACGCATTAACGACTCCTGAATCCTTTTCACAATTTGAAATGAGAACGACTCAATTGATTTTTGTCGACTGTCCTTCTGATATTGATTCGATCAAAGAACTTTTAGCTCAGTCTAGTCCTGAAAAAATTATTGCTTGTTTTTATAGCCGAGAAGAATTGTATTTAAATGGAATGCCAAATCGTAGTCAATTTGGACAAGTTTTTAAGTACACGGCAACACATGTCGATATTGATGTTCGTAATAAACTGAATTTATTAGCTTCTCATTTAAAAATAAAAGAAAATAATTTAATTTTTATTATTTCAGTGTTTTTAGAGATTGGATTTGTTACAATAACAGATGGTGTTATGAATGTCGTTACAGACGTTCAGAAAAAAGAATTAGAGCAAGCAGCAGCTTATCAAAAACGACTAAAACAAATTCAATCTGAAAACTTTTTTGTTTACAGTCATTTTTCTGAGTTGGAGAATTGGATGAAACAACAAATAAAAGCAACACCTTAA
- a CDS encoding DegV family protein, whose protein sequence is MNKQKIGFLVDSGSDVPIEIINKADMKVIPLKIIYKDKEYTDKVDIHAQDVYDRLEQEIPKTSLPSGEVISQMLQEFKNEGYEKVIAVTISSGLSGTNNMVRLMAENVEELDVFTLDTKNIGIGSGFLAIQAAEYVGKELEWEVIKEKLKQDVKKSKIFFHVPTLEYLQKGGRIGLVSSILGNVLNLKPVISCNDNGIYHTVAKVRGNKKSIQRAIDLATEFAGDAKRYHLAIAYGGKTAEVQVDDIRLELKKKLPNFVTIFEDQVSPALGVHTGPGLIGIGVHIIEG, encoded by the coding sequence ATGAACAAACAAAAAATAGGGTTCTTAGTTGATTCAGGTTCGGATGTTCCTATAGAGATTATTAATAAAGCTGATATGAAAGTCATTCCTTTAAAAATCATCTATAAGGATAAAGAATACACCGATAAAGTAGATATTCATGCGCAAGATGTATACGATCGTTTAGAACAAGAGATACCAAAAACTTCTTTACCAAGTGGTGAAGTAATTAGTCAGATGTTACAAGAGTTCAAAAACGAAGGCTATGAAAAGGTTATTGCTGTTACCATTTCAAGCGGACTAAGCGGCACAAACAATATGGTTCGTTTAATGGCTGAAAATGTTGAAGAACTAGACGTTTTTACTTTAGATACCAAGAACATTGGTATCGGCAGTGGTTTTTTAGCTATTCAGGCTGCAGAATACGTTGGAAAAGAGTTGGAATGGGAAGTTATTAAAGAAAAATTAAAGCAAGATGTAAAAAAATCTAAAATATTTTTCCATGTACCCACTCTAGAATACTTGCAAAAAGGCGGACGAATCGGATTAGTATCTTCTATCTTAGGAAATGTTTTAAATTTAAAACCAGTTATTTCTTGTAATGATAATGGGATCTATCATACAGTTGCAAAAGTGCGTGGAAATAAAAAGAGTATTCAACGAGCTATTGACTTAGCAACAGAATTTGCAGGAGATGCCAAAAGATACCATTTAGCCATTGCTTATGGTGGTAAGACAGCGGAAGTTCAAGTTGACGATATTCGACTAGAACTTAAAAAGAAATTACCAAACTTTGTTACAATATTTGAAGATCAAGTCAGTCCAGCTTTAGGAGTGCATACTGGTCCTGGATTAATTGGGATTGGTGTTCATATTATTGAAGGTTAA
- a CDS encoding DUF1836 domain-containing protein, with the protein MHKIEEDLLEWSNEISQYTFPRWEELPDFDLYMDQVLNLIERYLAIFKVNDEKQIVTSSMINNYVKLGLIPPPVKKRYTKKHLAYLIAISILKQVVTIPEVKEGILYQASISGIREAYDLFCTEQEYALRAVASHIKQVDKKPLLPDSTDNTTLIVRTATIAVATKIVTEKVLYFAHIQQEESEKKKNKTKKVEE; encoded by the coding sequence ATGCATAAAATTGAGGAAGATCTATTAGAGTGGTCAAATGAAATAAGCCAATATACTTTTCCAAGATGGGAAGAATTACCTGATTTTGATCTTTATATGGACCAAGTGTTAAATCTAATTGAACGCTATTTAGCTATTTTTAAAGTAAATGATGAAAAACAAATTGTTACTTCGTCGATGATTAATAACTATGTCAAGTTAGGGTTAATTCCTCCTCCAGTGAAGAAACGATACACAAAAAAACATTTAGCCTATTTAATTGCTATTTCAATTTTAAAACAAGTTGTCACGATACCTGAAGTAAAAGAAGGTATCCTCTATCAAGCATCCATAAGTGGGATTAGAGAGGCATATGATTTATTTTGTACCGAGCAAGAGTATGCATTAAGAGCTGTTGCTTCTCATATAAAACAAGTTGATAAGAAGCCATTATTGCCCGATAGTACAGACAATACAACTCTGATCGTTCGAACAGCCACAATAGCTGTCGCTACAAAAATTGTTACTGAAAAAGTTCTCTATTTTGCTCATATACAGCAAGAAGAGAGTGAAAAGAAAAAAAATAAAACAAAAAAGGTGGAGGAGTAA
- a CDS encoding lipopolysaccharide assembly protein LapA domain-containing protein produces the protein MKKQWGTIVALILIVIVAFFAVLNVESVPVSFGFTEVTWPLIMIILGSLFIGALTTVLISTSTTYRNKKELKNGKKELENAENRKEEAIAQIKAEYEDKLTQKDFIISEKTDKISSLERELVNRMTQTTVTSSNVPTDSVPKQ, from the coding sequence ATGAAAAAACAATGGGGAACAATTGTAGCACTTATACTTATTGTGATCGTAGCATTTTTTGCTGTTTTAAATGTTGAGTCCGTTCCAGTTAGTTTTGGTTTTACAGAAGTAACTTGGCCTTTAATTATGATTATTTTAGGATCGTTATTTATTGGAGCTTTAACGACTGTTCTAATTTCTACTAGTACGACTTATAGAAACAAAAAAGAGTTAAAGAATGGTAAAAAAGAATTAGAAAATGCAGAAAACAGAAAAGAAGAAGCTATTGCTCAAATCAAAGCAGAATATGAGGATAAATTAACTCAAAAAGATTTTATCATTAGTGAAAAAACAGATAAAATAAGCAGTCTAGAAAGAGAATTGGTCAATCGAATGACACAAACAACGGTCACCTCTTCAAACGTACCGACTGATTCAGTACCAAAACAATAA
- a CDS encoding SDR family NAD(P)-dependent oxidoreductase: MDTLKDKVVFITGASTGLGEKIAYEAAKKGAIVVVTARRKDLLLQVKANCEQLSNKSAFAFELDVSDPEQVKKVINEIYQTVGTVDVLVNNAGFGHFENALTFDMDVAERMFRVNVLGLMYVTQLVAIEMAERQQGHIINIASQAGKMATPKSTIYSASKFAVIGYSNALRLELKPLNIFVTTVNPGPIETNFFDIADESGDYLEKVGNMVLNAEVVAGRIVSLMGTPRRELNMPALLEIAGRFYNLFPRIGDYLAGDLFNNK; the protein is encoded by the coding sequence ATGGATACACTTAAAGATAAAGTTGTTTTTATTACTGGTGCTTCAACTGGATTAGGTGAAAAAATCGCTTATGAAGCTGCAAAAAAAGGGGCTATTGTGGTCGTTACCGCAAGGAGAAAAGATTTACTTTTACAAGTTAAAGCAAATTGCGAGCAACTATCAAATAAATCAGCTTTTGCTTTTGAGTTAGATGTTTCAGATCCTGAGCAAGTAAAAAAAGTGATCAACGAAATTTATCAGACTGTCGGAACAGTAGATGTTCTTGTCAACAATGCAGGATTTGGACATTTTGAAAATGCATTAACTTTTGATATGGATGTAGCAGAAAGAATGTTTCGTGTAAATGTTCTAGGTCTAATGTATGTGACTCAATTAGTTGCAATTGAAATGGCTGAAAGGCAACAAGGTCACATTATTAATATTGCTTCTCAAGCTGGAAAAATGGCTACACCTAAATCAACTATTTATTCTGCAAGTAAATTTGCAGTTATTGGTTATTCAAATGCATTGCGTTTAGAATTAAAACCGTTAAATATTTTTGTAACAACAGTCAACCCAGGTCCTATTGAAACAAACTTTTTTGATATCGCAGATGAAAGTGGAGACTACTTAGAAAAAGTGGGAAATATGGTATTAAATGCTGAAGTTGTTGCAGGTCGTATTGTTTCTTTAATGGGGACACCTAGGAGAGAATTAAACATGCCTGCACTATTAGAAATTGCAGGGAGATTTTATAACCTCTTCCCTCGTATTGGAGATTACTTAGCTGGAGATTTGTTTAACAATAAATAA
- the rnz gene encoding ribonuclease Z → MELLFLGTGAGVPAKQRNVTSIALKLLEERNTIWLFDCGEATQQQILHTTLKPRKVDKIFITHLHGDHIFGLPGFLSSRSFQGGDGPLTIYGPVGIKNYVQVCLKTSGTVLKYPLHFHEIIEEGVIFEDRYFKVICRKLKHGIQSFGYRIEEADHQGMLQADKVKEAGIPFGPLYGKLKQGETITLKDGRTFNGKDFIGETQKGRIVTILGDTKKTKNNVLLAENASILVHESTFDGANRKMARDYNHSTNLDAAEVAKEANVAKLVLTHISARYLGRDVYLLEKEARKVFPNTQIANDFDEIDIPLIRTDK, encoded by the coding sequence ATGGAATTATTATTTTTAGGTACAGGTGCAGGAGTACCGGCAAAGCAACGAAATGTAACTAGTATTGCACTAAAATTATTAGAAGAACGGAATACAATTTGGCTTTTTGATTGTGGAGAAGCAACTCAGCAACAAATTTTACACACCACTTTAAAGCCACGTAAAGTCGATAAGATCTTTATTACACATTTACACGGAGATCATATTTTTGGATTGCCTGGTTTCTTAAGCAGTCGTTCTTTTCAAGGAGGAGACGGTCCATTAACCATTTATGGTCCTGTAGGAATTAAGAATTATGTCCAAGTGTGCTTAAAAACTTCAGGAACTGTTTTGAAGTATCCGCTGCATTTTCATGAAATTATCGAAGAAGGTGTGATTTTTGAAGATCGGTATTTTAAAGTCATTTGCCGTAAATTAAAGCATGGGATTCAGTCTTTTGGCTATCGTATTGAAGAAGCAGATCACCAAGGAATGTTACAAGCAGATAAGGTAAAAGAAGCCGGTATTCCTTTTGGTCCGTTGTACGGAAAATTAAAACAAGGTGAAACGATTACCTTAAAAGATGGTCGAACATTTAATGGAAAAGATTTCATCGGAGAAACTCAAAAAGGTCGTATTGTGACCATTTTAGGTGACACTAAGAAAACAAAAAATAATGTATTGCTTGCTGAAAATGCCTCTATTTTGGTTCATGAAAGTACATTTGACGGAGCGAATCGTAAAATGGCAAGAGATTATAACCATTCTACAAATTTAGACGCTGCAGAAGTTGCTAAAGAAGCAAATGTTGCTAAATTAGTGTTGACTCATATCAGCGCTCGCTATTTAGGTAGAGATGTTTATTTATTAGAAAAGGAAGCACGAAAAGTATTTCCTAATACTCAAATTGCGAACGATTTTGATGAAATTGATATCCCGCTTATTAGAACGGATAAATAA
- the obgE gene encoding GTPase ObgE — MSMFLDQVTINVKAGDGGNGMVAFRREKFVPDGGPAGGDGGKGGDVVFIVDEGLRTLMDFRFNRHFKAEDGENGMSKNMHGRGAGDNVIKVPPGTTVIEAETGKVLGDLVHHGHKIVVAKGGRGGRGNSRFATPRNPAPEIAENGEPGEDYKIEMELKVLADVGLVGFPSVGKSTLLSVVSAARPKIGAYHFTTLVPNLGMVQTPDGRSFVMADLPGLIEGASQGIGLGTQFLRHIERTRVILHVIDMSGSEGRDPYDDYVAINKELETHNLRLMERPQIIVANKMDMPGAEEHLVEFKEKIKALKKDEYDEYEEDLQIFAISAITHKGTQNLLNATADVLDVTPEFPLYELDQEEDTVMYKHTAEEKGYAITRDPDATWVLSGDKLEKLFKMTNFDHDASVLRFARQLRTMGIDEEMRERGAKDGDLVRILKYEFEFVE, encoded by the coding sequence ATGTCAATGTTTTTAGATCAAGTAACAATTAACGTAAAAGCCGGAGATGGCGGTAATGGAATGGTAGCTTTCCGCCGCGAAAAATTTGTGCCCGATGGAGGCCCAGCTGGTGGAGATGGTGGTAAAGGTGGGGATGTCGTTTTTATCGTAGACGAAGGTTTACGTACATTAATGGATTTCCGATTTAACCGTCACTTTAAAGCAGAAGATGGCGAAAATGGCATGAGTAAAAACATGCATGGCCGTGGAGCAGGAGACAATGTCATTAAAGTACCACCTGGTACAACGGTTATAGAAGCAGAGACGGGCAAAGTTTTAGGCGATTTAGTTCATCATGGACACAAAATTGTTGTAGCTAAAGGTGGACGTGGCGGACGTGGAAACAGCCGTTTTGCTACACCTAGAAATCCAGCTCCTGAAATTGCTGAAAACGGTGAACCAGGAGAAGATTATAAAATTGAAATGGAATTAAAGGTTTTAGCTGATGTAGGATTAGTTGGTTTCCCTTCTGTTGGAAAATCTACACTGTTGTCAGTTGTTTCAGCTGCTCGTCCTAAGATTGGAGCTTATCATTTCACAACTTTAGTGCCAAATTTAGGAATGGTTCAAACGCCAGACGGACGTAGCTTTGTTATGGCAGATTTACCAGGATTAATTGAAGGAGCTTCTCAAGGAATTGGCTTAGGAACACAATTCTTACGTCACATAGAGCGTACTCGTGTTATTTTACATGTTATCGATATGAGTGGAAGCGAAGGCCGTGATCCATATGACGATTACGTTGCCATCAACAAAGAATTAGAAACGCATAATCTACGTTTAATGGAGCGTCCACAAATTATTGTTGCTAATAAAATGGATATGCCAGGAGCAGAAGAACATTTAGTTGAATTTAAAGAAAAAATAAAAGCTCTTAAAAAAGATGAGTATGATGAGTATGAAGAAGACCTTCAAATATTTGCTATTTCAGCTATTACACATAAAGGAACACAAAACTTATTAAACGCAACAGCTGATGTATTAGATGTAACACCAGAATTTCCTTTATATGAGTTGGATCAAGAAGAAGATACCGTTATGTATAAACATACTGCTGAAGAAAAAGGATATGCTATTACAAGAGATCCCGACGCTACATGGGTATTGAGCGGTGATAAACTTGAAAAGCTATTCAAGATGACCAATTTTGATCACGATGCTTCTGTTTTAAGATTTGCTCGTCAGTTAAGAACGATGGGAATTGATGAAGAGATGCGTGAACGTGGCGCGAAAGATGGAGACTTAGTACGTATCTTGAAATACGAATTTGAGTTTGTTGAATAA
- a CDS encoding peptidylprolyl isomerase, whose protein sequence is MKRKKSYIVGSTLFIIAISLVIFGIHTLSKSTGASFTTMFNPESSLNHTSSTNEHPVNLPQLTNEVSKNEIEVHITTTLGLIKVKVFPDLAPKAVENFITHSKDGYYDETTFHRVLANFMIQGGDPKGDGTGGESIWGEPFETEISPQLFHIRGALAMAKTNAPVSIGSQFYIVQNPVDVSASADPSTTPDDILEAYTSGGYPSLDQHYTVFGQVIEGMDVIDAISEIETDSLDKPLQEVKIESIEVID, encoded by the coding sequence ATGAAAAGAAAGAAAAGTTACATTGTCGGATCTACATTATTTATAATTGCAATAAGTTTAGTGATTTTCGGAATCCATACTTTATCAAAGAGTACTGGAGCAAGTTTCACGACTATGTTTAATCCTGAAAGTTCTCTTAATCATACTTCTTCTACTAATGAACATCCGGTAAATTTGCCACAACTGACTAATGAAGTAAGTAAAAATGAGATTGAAGTTCATATCACCACCACTCTTGGTCTGATCAAAGTTAAAGTCTTTCCGGATTTGGCACCAAAAGCAGTAGAAAATTTTATTACGCATAGTAAAGATGGTTACTATGATGAGACAACCTTCCATCGGGTCTTAGCAAACTTTATGATTCAAGGCGGTGATCCTAAAGGAGACGGTACTGGTGGGGAGAGTATCTGGGGCGAACCGTTTGAAACAGAAATCTCACCTCAGTTATTCCATATCCGTGGTGCTTTAGCAATGGCTAAAACAAATGCTCCCGTTTCAATAGGCAGTCAATTTTACATTGTTCAAAATCCAGTAGATGTGAGCGCGTCGGCTGACCCTTCTACTACTCCTGATGATATATTAGAGGCCTATACTTCAGGAGGCTATCCTTCCCTTGATCAGCATTACACCGTTTTTGGTCAAGTAATTGAAGGTATGGATGTAATTGATGCCATAAGTGAAATTGAAACTGATTCACTTGATAAACCTTTGCAAGAGGTTAAAATTGAATCTATTGAAGTAATAGACTAA
- a CDS encoding DeoR/GlpR family DNA-binding transcription regulator, whose protein sequence is MLTEERYNFILEKLNQYGVIKSQELMLEMDCSESTIRRDLASLEEQGKLVRVHGGAKRVYTIEQEQSLTEKSVKNIHNKEKIAKLAASFVEDGDTIFLDAGSTTFFMVPFLKEKNIRIVTNAVQHALLLANQNNDVLLIGGKLKNTTQAIVGTTSVEQLSRYRFNKSFLGMNGIDKDYGFTTPDPEEANVKQQAFMNSSKTYILADETKFNKVTFVKVCNIDDALIITDGLSTNNYESYFNTTTILEAKS, encoded by the coding sequence ATGCTTACTGAAGAACGTTACAACTTCATATTAGAAAAATTAAACCAATATGGAGTTATTAAGTCCCAAGAACTTATGTTAGAAATGGATTGTTCAGAATCCACTATACGACGTGATCTCGCTTCACTTGAAGAACAAGGCAAACTTGTACGTGTGCACGGTGGCGCAAAAAGAGTTTACACGATTGAACAAGAGCAATCTCTTACTGAGAAATCAGTCAAAAACATTCACAACAAAGAAAAAATTGCAAAATTAGCCGCTTCTTTTGTTGAAGATGGAGACACTATTTTCTTAGATGCAGGATCAACTACTTTTTTTATGGTCCCTTTTTTAAAAGAAAAAAATATTCGTATTGTAACCAATGCTGTTCAACATGCTCTTTTACTTGCCAATCAAAATAATGATGTTTTGCTCATTGGAGGAAAGCTAAAAAACACTACACAAGCGATTGTTGGAACTACCAGTGTTGAACAATTATCTCGTTATCGTTTTAATAAGTCTTTTTTGGGAATGAATGGTATCGATAAAGATTATGGATTTACTACTCCTGATCCGGAAGAAGCTAACGTTAAACAACAAGCATTTATGAACAGTTCGAAGACGTATATTCTCGCTGATGAAACAAAATTTAATAAAGTTACTTTTGTAAAGGTTTGTAATATTGATGACGCATTGATTATCACAGATGGTCTATCTACAAATAATTATGAAAGTTATTTTAATACAACAACAATATTGGAGGCAAAATCATGA
- the pfkB gene encoding 1-phosphofructokinase yields the protein MIYTVTLNPSIDYIVHVPSVQLGELNRMDKDIKLPGGKGINVSRVLNHINQPSTALGFLGGFTGGFIANWLEKEGVHTQFISIEGDTRINVKLKSDTETELNAQGPVITQAEADQLISQVDLITADDIIILSGNKPPSLPEDFYQKLIAKVVLKQADFVIDTTGSELLNALVHKPLLVKPNHHELAELFNTTFHSLEDIIVHGKKLIDLGAQYALVSMAGDGALFFTNERVYQATVPKGIVKNSVGAGDSMIAGFVGALVDTKDPLKAFQKSVATGSATAFSDDLATKMEIEALLTNVTITELTL from the coding sequence ATGATTTATACAGTAACACTAAATCCATCAATCGACTATATTGTACATGTCCCGTCCGTACAATTAGGTGAATTGAATCGTATGGATAAAGATATAAAACTTCCTGGTGGAAAAGGAATCAATGTTTCTCGTGTGTTAAATCACATTAATCAACCCTCAACGGCTTTAGGTTTTTTAGGCGGTTTCACAGGTGGTTTTATTGCTAATTGGTTAGAAAAAGAAGGCGTTCACACGCAGTTTATTTCTATTGAAGGCGATACACGTATCAACGTTAAATTAAAGTCAGATACTGAGACAGAGTTAAATGCTCAAGGTCCGGTTATTACACAAGCCGAAGCAGATCAATTAATCAGTCAAGTCGATCTAATAACAGCTGACGACATCATCATTCTTTCAGGAAACAAGCCCCCTTCTCTACCTGAAGATTTTTATCAAAAACTAATTGCAAAAGTTGTTTTAAAACAAGCAGATTTCGTAATTGATACAACCGGTTCTGAATTATTAAATGCCTTAGTGCATAAACCGTTATTAGTTAAACCAAACCATCATGAGTTAGCCGAGTTGTTTAATACTACATTCCATTCATTGGAAGATATTATCGTGCATGGCAAAAAACTAATTGATTTAGGTGCTCAATATGCCTTAGTTTCAATGGCTGGCGATGGAGCTTTATTCTTTACAAACGAACGAGTTTATCAAGCGACTGTCCCTAAAGGAATCGTAAAAAATTCTGTAGGAGCTGGAGATTCTATGATTGCCGGTTTTGTTGGAGCATTAGTTGATACGAAAGATCCGTTAAAAGCTTTTCAAAAAAGTGTGGCCACTGGAAGTGCTACAGCATTTTCAGATGACCTAGCAACTAAAATGGAAATAGAAGCTTTATTAACCAACGTTACAATTACAGAATTAACTTTATAA